A single window of Leopardus geoffroyi isolate Oge1 chromosome D4, O.geoffroyi_Oge1_pat1.0, whole genome shotgun sequence DNA harbors:
- the LOC123592648 gene encoding nascent polypeptide-associated complex subunit alpha, muscle-specific form-like isoform X1, with protein sequence MAVSMLMPTRWSGLHISTSAGGPAGFRLNTRPPAGLPRRAPTREKGEESSLPSQKGLNQHRTPCRAPAPSPNRTLEATGTSQGQGPAVSVQGAPADRPVLRSSPWGRGPPSAPDWGRAHPSRPPGWGCVLLPPCSWLPPPCPGRGVQGWGTTRGTDYPSRCDLLRGCQKCRESMRCPVGCPGVCTAPRLSQISIWFPEAPKSLPLLAAIPSDSPSHQPRRSQALGVPQQRDRLDSEPECTGVSRGFSSCVPAPGSGPQGPGTHAFVQGKCFSGSSSPRPRPVPPFASVLTLASLRPCQLDHPPVWLPSPPHTLPPGQVPAPPPPSPQLSGRPGSQIKGPLAPTSVLSHHRGQHCHLQNLPDAL encoded by the exons ATGGCGGTCAGCATGCTGATGCCCACGCGCTGGTCAGGCTTGCACATCAGCACATCGGCCGGCGGGCCTGCGGGCTTTCGTCTGAACACTCGCCCACCGGCAGGACTGCCACGCAGAG CACCAacgagggagaaaggagaagaaagctcGCTCCCTTCCCAGAAAGGGCTGAATCAGCACCGAACGCCCTGCCGTGCGCCAGCTCCCTCACCCAATCGCACGCTGGAAGCGACAGGGACCTCTCAAGGTCAGGGACCAGCCGTATCTGTGCAGGGAGCCCCAGCAGATCGCCCTGTCCTCCGCAGcagcccctgggggagggggccaccCTCCGCTCCAGACTGGGGCCGTGCCCACCCCAGCCGTCCTCCCGGGTGGGGCTGTGTCCTCCTCCCACCATGCAGCTGGCtgccccccccctgccccgggaGGGGGGTGCAGGGATGGGGAACGACACGGGGGACTGACTACCCCTCGAGGTGCGACCTCCTCAGGGGCTGCCAGAAGtgcagagagagcatgaggtgcCCGGTCGGCTGCCCCGGGGTCTGCACGGCACCCAGACTTTCTCAAATAAGCATCTGGTTTCCAGAAGCTCCCAAGTCACTGCCCCTCCTGGCCGCCATCCCCTCTGACAgcccctcacaccagccacggaGGAGTCAGGCCCTGGGAGTCCCTCAGCAAAGGGACAGACTGGACAGCGAGCCTGAGTGCACAGGAGTGTCCAGAGGCTTCTCCTCCTGTGTCCCGGCACCTGGCTCTGGCCCGCAGGGACCCGGCACCCACGCCTTTGTTCAAGGAAAGTGCTTCTCCGGTTCCtcctcgccccgcccccgccctgtgCCTCCCTTTGCTTCTGTCCTCACCCTGGCCTCCCTGCGACCTTGCCAACTGGACCATCCTCCTGTctggcttccctctcccccacacacactgccTCCGGGCCaagtcccagccccaccccccccctccccccagctctctGGCAGGCCAGGTTCCCAAATCAAGGGCCCACTCGCCCCCACCTCCGTCCTGTCCCATCACCGGGGGCAGCACTGCCACCTGCAGAACCTTCCAGATGCTCTCTGA
- the LOC123592648 gene encoding formin-like protein 16 isoform X2: MAVSMLMPTRWSGLHISTSAGGPAGFRLNTRPPAGLPRRAPTREKGEESSLPSQKGLNQHRTPCRAPAPSPNRTLEATGTSQEAPKSLPLLAAIPSDSPSHQPRRSQALGVPQQRDRLDSEPECTGVSRGFSSCVPAPGSGPQGPGTHAFVQGKCFSGSSSPRPRPVPPFASVLTLASLRPCQLDHPPVWLPSPPHTLPPGQVPAPPPPSPQLSGRPGSQIKGPLAPTSVLSHHRGQHCHLQNLPDAL, translated from the exons ATGGCGGTCAGCATGCTGATGCCCACGCGCTGGTCAGGCTTGCACATCAGCACATCGGCCGGCGGGCCTGCGGGCTTTCGTCTGAACACTCGCCCACCGGCAGGACTGCCACGCAGAG CACCAacgagggagaaaggagaagaaagctcGCTCCCTTCCCAGAAAGGGCTGAATCAGCACCGAACGCCCTGCCGTGCGCCAGCTCCCTCACCCAATCGCACGCTGGAAGCGACAGGGACCTCTCAAG AAGCTCCCAAGTCACTGCCCCTCCTGGCCGCCATCCCCTCTGACAgcccctcacaccagccacggaGGAGTCAGGCCCTGGGAGTCCCTCAGCAAAGGGACAGACTGGACAGCGAGCCTGAGTGCACAGGAGTGTCCAGAGGCTTCTCCTCCTGTGTCCCGGCACCTGGCTCTGGCCCGCAGGGACCCGGCACCCACGCCTTTGTTCAAGGAAAGTGCTTCTCCGGTTCCtcctcgccccgcccccgccctgtgCCTCCCTTTGCTTCTGTCCTCACCCTGGCCTCCCTGCGACCTTGCCAACTGGACCATCCTCCTGTctggcttccctctcccccacacacactgccTCCGGGCCaagtcccagccccaccccccccctccccccagctctctGGCAGGCCAGGTTCCCAAATCAAGGGCCCACTCGCCCCCACCTCCGTCCTGTCCCATCACCGGGGGCAGCACTGCCACCTGCAGAACCTTCCAGATGCTCTCTGA
- the TMEM250 gene encoding transmembrane protein 250 has product MTPMLTTARTPPLPQASTTAQAPMPVMPIPRRVRSFHGPHTTCLHAACGPARTSRLARTKYNNFDVYIRARWLYGFIRFLLYFSCSLFTATLWGALAALFCLQYLGVRVLLRFQLKLSVLLLLLGRRRVDFRLLNELLIYGIRVTVLLVGGLGWCFMVFVDM; this is encoded by the coding sequence ATGACGCCTATGCTGACCACTGCCCGGACGCCACCGCTGCCGCAAGCTAGCACCACCGCCCAGGCCCCGATGCCGGTCATGCCCATCCCGCGGCGGGTGCGCTCCTTCCACGGCCCGCACACCACCTGCCTGCACGCAGCCTGCGGGCCGGCGCGCACCTCCCGCCTGGCGCGCACGAAGTACAACAACTTCGACGTCTACATCCGGGCGCGCTGGCTCTACGGCTTCATCCGCTTCCTGCTCTACTTTAGCTGCAGCCTGTTCACGGCCACGCTGTGGGGCGCGCTGGCCGCCCTCTTCTGCCTGCAGTACCTGGGCGTGCGCGTCCTGCTGCGCTTCCAGCTCAAGCTGtcggtgctgctgctgctgcttggcCGCCGGCGCGTCGACTTCCGCCTCCTGAACGAGCTGCTCATCTACGGGATCCGAGTAACCGTGCTGCTGGTTGGGGGCCTGGGCTGGTGCTTCATGGTCTTCGTGGACATGTGA